One window of the Granulicella arctica genome contains the following:
- a CDS encoding helix-turn-helix domain-containing protein — translation MDSQRPISVVRDSRTVPLIPAKSGVRRKEQPWRGIVLERHTIGAIEIPEHVHGDFCVHLQVGGHAAMEWWSEGANRVEATGPGSMILLRPGTRDRLRWQEGTERLILSVEPALVRSVVGDSGGVVEVRNQWSLRDGGLEHMLLEMGRQAETGWPLGSLYADLLGVRLASSLVRGYGSVPLKASVSERQWPTGKLRRAMEYMTDNLEVDLRLDAIAKEMDLSAFHFAREFRRSLGQTPYQYLLSQRIEMAKGLLRGGALSVQEVGLRSGFPSDVSFVRAFRQRVGMPPGLWRVVEQA, via the coding sequence ATGGACAGCCAGCGCCCGATCTCCGTCGTTCGTGACAGCCGCACGGTTCCGCTGATTCCGGCAAAGTCAGGGGTGCGGCGCAAGGAGCAGCCGTGGCGTGGGATCGTGCTCGAGCGGCACACGATTGGCGCGATTGAGATTCCTGAGCATGTGCATGGCGACTTCTGCGTCCATCTGCAAGTCGGTGGACATGCGGCGATGGAGTGGTGGTCCGAAGGTGCAAACAGGGTGGAGGCGACGGGGCCGGGATCGATGATTCTGCTGAGGCCGGGCACGCGGGATCGGTTGCGATGGCAGGAGGGTACGGAGCGGCTGATCCTGTCTGTGGAGCCTGCGTTGGTGCGTAGCGTTGTTGGTGACTCAGGCGGCGTAGTTGAGGTGCGGAACCAATGGTCGCTTCGCGATGGTGGGCTGGAGCATATGCTGCTGGAGATGGGACGGCAGGCGGAGACGGGATGGCCGCTTGGGAGTCTCTATGCCGACCTGCTTGGGGTTCGGCTGGCGAGTAGTCTGGTGCGGGGTTATGGGTCGGTTCCGCTGAAGGCTTCGGTGAGTGAAAGGCAGTGGCCTACTGGGAAGCTGCGCAGAGCGATGGAATATATGACTGACAACCTTGAGGTTGATCTGCGGCTTGATGCGATTGCGAAAGAGATGGACCTGAGCGCTTTTCATTTTGCGCGGGAGTTTCGGAGGAGCCTTGGGCAAACCCCTTATCAATACTTGTTGAGTCAACGGATTGAAATGGCGAAGGGACTCTTGCGAGGAGGAGCTTTGTCTGTGCAGGAGGTTGGGTTGCGGAGTGGGTTTCCTTCGGATGTCAGCTTTGTGCGTGCGTTTCGGCAGCGTGTGGGGATGCCGCCTGGACTTTGGCGTGTGGTGGAGCAAGCTTAG